CGATATAGCCACACTCTTTCTGGATATAGATATGCGAATTATCTTGTTTAATCCAGTGACGACCCAGTTACTCAGTTTACAAAAAAATGATATAGGTCGGCAGATTAGTGACTTTTCTTTTAAATTTGAGGATAAGAGTTTGCTGGATGATTGCAGGCAGGTTATTCAAAATTTATCAGCGATAGATCGTGAAGTATCTTTACAACGCGGAGGAGTCGATGACCAGAAAATATTTTTGCGGCGTATTGTGCCCTATCGTACCGCTAAAAATCAGATTGAAGGTGTTGTAGTCACCTTTACTGATGTCACCCATTTGCACAACCAGCGACGGGAACTTGAGAAAAAGGTTGCGGAGAAAACCAAGGAACAATATTTATACCAAGAGAGCCTCAAGTCTATTATGCAAGTTGCCTTTGAAGGGCTTATTGTATTAGACAAGCAGGGAATAATTACCGATTTCAATGTGGCCGCAGAGAGTACCTTTGGCTATGCTCACAGTGAAATCATTGGTAAGCCACTTAGCCAGTTATTCAGTGAAAAAGACACCTATTCGCTGAATCACTTTTTTCGATCAACAAATAAACGCAAATTTCCTCGAGAATTTACCGGATGTTGTAAAAATGGCAGGCAAATCCCACTGGATTTATTGATCGCTAAGATTGACGATACGGGTTCTTATTTGGCTACTGTGCAAGATTTGACTGAACAAAAAGCCTTAAAAAAAGCGATCGTCGATATTAGCTCCTACGAACAGGAAAAAATTGGAATTGAATTACATGATAGTTTAGGCCAAAAATTAACCGGTATTAGCTTGCTTGCAGGAAATCTCAAACGCCAAATTAATAATGGGGCTGGCGACCTAGGCACGAATATTGATCACATCGTTGGCCAGTTGAGCAATACAATTGGTGATATTCGCAACATTTGCCATGGACTCGCGCCTTTGACCTTTAACCCACAGGGTTTACCAGTTGCATTAAGTGCACTGACCAACCAAATTGAGCAAGCTGGTTTATTGGCAAGTTTCAAATGTGACCCTAGGGTCAAAATCAAAGAACGTGTGGTAGCAATTCAATTTTACCGAATCGCTCAGGAGGCGACTAATAATGCGATTAAGTACGCAAATGCCACTGAAATTGATCTAGAAGTATCCTATAACGAGGGCCGCCCAGCCCTATCTATACGAGACAATGGAAAAGGGTTTGATGTTGGCAAACAACTTAACCAAGGGGGAATTGGCCTTAAAATTATGCGTTATAGGGCATCTGCCATTAATGCTCGTTTAGAAATAAGCTCTACAAAAAAAGGCACTGAAATTAGCTGCAGACTATAGTAGTTCGTCAGGATGTAGCACGGCTTTGCATGCCAAACCTGAAAGCGCTCAGATTTGGTTTTGGATTCACGGATGATTTTTCAGCCAGTTTTATCCTGTAAAATTCTATCCATGCAGATTCGTTTCAAGCTATCCATATCAAGAATTTCAATGGTTCTGTGGTTAACTCTAATAATATTTTCACATTGTAGCTTATTGAGTTGCCTACTAGCTGTTTCGATAGCCATGCCCAAATAATTCCCGAGATCTCTGCGTGTCATACTCAGCGAAAACCTATTATTTTTCAATCCTTCAGCACTTGCAGCATCGGATTGACTGAGTAAAAATGCGGCTAATCGTTGCTCGGCATTGTGATTATTTAAGTCTAACCTTGTATAATATTCAGTCACTAACGCATGGCTAATTTTTTGCAGCAATTGTTTACCTGAATCTTCCGATTCACCTAATACATTATGTAAACTATTAGCATCAATAAAACATATACA
Above is a window of Aliiglaciecola sp. LCG003 DNA encoding:
- a CDS encoding helix-turn-helix domain-containing protein is translated as MSRIIPLRQTKACQNCVIKSVCPCKSSVAPLPSSRTGFILSSIKPVQRIYHRREVLFSPGDDFRGLYILHSGSAKTSIITADGEEQVSAFLRPNDLVGFDGFDRGVHACQASILETSCICFIDANSLHNVLGESEDSGKQLLQKISHALVTEYYTRLDLNNHNAEQRLAAFLLSQSDAASAEGLKNNRFSLSMTRRDLGNYLGMAIETASRQLNKLQCENIIRVNHRTIEILDMDSLKRICMDRILQDKTG